One window of the Synechococcus sp. CC9311 genome contains the following:
- a CDS encoding DNA-3-methyladenine glycosylase, protein MDHLSSNSLSHPAHPRRFSALPQAFFCRPAEVVGPELIGCFLVKRQNDGSLLWGVIVETEAYSQDDPACHGYRRRSPQNETLFGEPGRFYVYVSYGIHHCVNVVTDRSDWANGVLLRAVAMPGEPERVAAGPGLLARRFGLNRTHDSQAVCGENEFWLASRPSVLNVPELVTTTRIGISQAQDLPWRWYLQDSRSVSRRARGDRMPALSQAFIPTLEWKR, encoded by the coding sequence ATGGATCATCTCTCCAGCAACTCATTGAGCCATCCAGCCCATCCCCGTAGATTTTCAGCCCTCCCTCAAGCCTTTTTTTGCCGCCCTGCGGAGGTCGTTGGACCTGAATTGATTGGCTGCTTCTTAGTGAAACGCCAGAACGATGGAAGTCTGCTCTGGGGCGTGATTGTGGAAACTGAGGCCTATTCCCAAGACGATCCCGCTTGCCATGGTTATCGCAGACGCTCACCGCAGAACGAAACGCTGTTTGGCGAGCCTGGGCGGTTTTATGTGTATGTGAGCTATGGCATCCACCACTGCGTGAATGTGGTGACCGATCGCAGTGATTGGGCCAATGGGGTGTTGCTTCGCGCTGTTGCTATGCCTGGCGAGCCTGAGCGAGTGGCCGCTGGTCCAGGTTTGTTAGCAAGGCGGTTTGGTCTCAACAGAACGCATGACAGCCAAGCCGTCTGTGGCGAGAATGAATTCTGGTTGGCCTCCAGGCCCTCCGTTCTCAACGTCCCTGAGCTTGTGACCACCACGCGGATCGGAATCTCTCAGGCACAGGATTTGCCCTGGCGTTGGTACCTGCAGGACTCACGCAGCGTGAGCCGGCGTGCCCGAGGTGATCGGATGCCTGCTTTGAGCCAGGCCTTCATTCCAACTCTGGAGTGGAAGCGATGA
- the gatC gene encoding Asp-tRNA(Asn)/Glu-tRNA(Gln) amidotransferase subunit GatC produces the protein MSKITADDVRKVAKLARLDLPEDTIATYTGQLERILDYVDQLQAVDTEGVPPTTRAVEVVNATREDSVVATDVRQELLDQAPQREGDFFRVPKILAD, from the coding sequence ATGAGCAAGATCACCGCCGACGACGTTCGCAAGGTGGCCAAACTTGCCCGCCTAGATCTACCTGAAGACACCATCGCTACCTATACAGGGCAGCTTGAGCGAATCCTCGATTATGTGGACCAACTTCAAGCGGTGGACACCGAAGGGGTTCCACCCACAACACGTGCTGTAGAAGTGGTCAATGCCACGCGTGAAGACTCTGTTGTGGCCACAGATGTGCGCCAAGAGCTTTTAGATCAGGCCCCCCAACGTGAAGGAGATTTCTTCCGCGTTCCTAAAATCCTCGCGGATTAA
- a CDS encoding NAD(P)/FAD-dependent oxidoreductase: protein MAAEHFFLELEPPEERLRDAPHVVIVGGGFAGVRACKALAQADVRITLIDKRNFNLFQPLLYQVATGLVAPGDVATPLRQLVGKQRNVQVLLGEVTGLDAKKQQINFSEKILTYDHLVLATGSGSTYFGHEEWRTFAPPMKILEHAQEIRRRLLMAMEQAEQTPDPAARKFLQTVVIVGGGPTGCEMAGATSELMRNAMRREFKQLDPDDSRIIVIDPGDRLLRAMPESLSASAQKTLESLGVETLFKGRVQSMKPGEVSVGTPDGEQTIQAATVIWTAGVRPSHLGKTLAGSIDCELDRGGRVIVEPDFSVKDHPEIRVVGDLCSYKHTSTGNPLPGMAGPATQAGGFVGKDIAAIMSGGNRPNFKWFDFGSMAVLDRVAAVADLRGFKFSGSPGWAVWAAAHLAFMPDRENRWSLLIKWMFAVLSQQRSSMLLTGMPSQHIGLDSADAPFPMNSGSGPSIAAPDAALKAAMNYYANSVSGVSAQDGAEARDDSATGSDAAIK, encoded by the coding sequence ATGGCTGCTGAGCATTTCTTTCTCGAGCTCGAACCGCCAGAAGAACGTCTTCGCGACGCCCCTCATGTGGTGATCGTGGGCGGGGGCTTCGCTGGAGTTCGAGCCTGCAAAGCGCTTGCGCAGGCAGATGTGCGGATCACCTTGATTGATAAGCGCAACTTCAATTTGTTTCAACCGCTTCTTTATCAAGTAGCAACAGGCCTAGTAGCTCCCGGTGATGTTGCGACACCCCTGCGACAGCTGGTTGGAAAGCAGCGCAACGTTCAGGTCCTGCTGGGAGAAGTCACGGGCTTAGATGCCAAGAAGCAACAAATCAACTTCAGCGAAAAAATTCTCACCTACGACCACTTAGTACTCGCAACGGGCTCGGGCAGCACCTATTTCGGCCATGAAGAATGGCGCACTTTTGCGCCACCGATGAAAATCCTTGAGCACGCTCAAGAAATTCGTCGCCGCTTGCTGATGGCGATGGAGCAGGCCGAACAAACACCTGATCCCGCGGCACGCAAATTCCTTCAAACCGTGGTGATTGTGGGAGGGGGGCCTACGGGATGCGAGATGGCAGGTGCCACCTCCGAGTTAATGCGCAATGCCATGCGCCGTGAGTTCAAGCAACTTGATCCTGATGATTCAAGGATCATCGTGATCGACCCTGGCGATCGATTGCTGAGGGCGATGCCTGAGTCGTTGTCGGCCTCTGCTCAAAAGACCCTGGAATCTCTAGGGGTCGAGACCCTCTTTAAGGGACGTGTTCAGAGCATGAAGCCTGGAGAAGTCTCCGTTGGCACTCCAGATGGCGAACAAACAATTCAAGCTGCAACCGTGATTTGGACAGCCGGTGTACGACCATCTCACCTGGGCAAGACCCTGGCAGGCTCGATCGATTGTGAATTGGATCGTGGCGGGAGGGTGATTGTTGAACCCGACTTCAGCGTGAAAGACCATCCAGAGATTCGGGTGGTTGGCGATCTCTGCAGCTATAAGCACACTTCCACGGGAAATCCACTGCCCGGGATGGCAGGCCCAGCAACCCAAGCGGGCGGTTTCGTCGGCAAAGACATTGCCGCGATCATGAGTGGAGGGAATCGTCCGAACTTCAAATGGTTTGATTTCGGCAGCATGGCCGTGCTGGATCGTGTTGCTGCTGTTGCTGATCTGCGCGGCTTCAAATTCAGTGGAAGCCCAGGCTGGGCTGTGTGGGCCGCCGCACACCTTGCCTTCATGCCCGATCGAGAAAATCGCTGGTCCTTGCTGATCAAGTGGATGTTTGCTGTTCTGTCGCAGCAACGCTCATCAATGCTGCTCACTGGCATGCCAAGTCAGCACATCGGTCTCGACTCCGCAGACGCTCCGTTCCCGATGAACAGCGGAAGCGGGCCCTCAATTGCCGCACCAGATGCGGCTCTCAAAGCAGCCATGAATTACTACGCCAATTCCGTCTCCGGTGTTTCTGCTCAGGATGGCGCTGAGGCCCGCGACGACTCCGCCACAGGATCAGACGCTGCCATCAAATAA
- a CDS encoding serine hydrolase, translating to MIHSALDLNNIFLKINQKAKDGIKKATTISAIAATGMVLTTALPSSASEWTARHGLSSSSYQQTFNNYTKKGYCLKSISGYQQAGKANYAAIWSKNECKPFIARHGLSPQKYQAAFNAFNKKGYRLTYINGYEIGGKPFYAAIWEKTSGPAYEARHGLTEKQYQSQVTSMSGKGYGIKHVSAFSLKGSPRFAVIFEKNMPTWKARHGLTHSQYQKEFNKSAKEGYRLKVVTGYRKGNSDRYAAVWTKEGGQYYQARHSIPTKNYQHIFDNYRYQSYEPKYIEAFNSASGVKFNGVWENKKFASKSLRSIERKVGQYMRDNNIKGLSIAISKNNKLVYARGFGKADITKGIAVGPKHRFRIASVSKLVTQAAIKKLLKETSLNSNSKVFGKNSILGDDYPTPSTNPNIDKITIQHLLNHHAGLTNINKNGDKKDPMFSYSGSTFTGLINWTLSNYPLASNPGQKKQYSNFGYSLLGRVIEKATNADYDSYVKNKILNPAGAKGMVIGRDKKNQQLRNEATYYGGGAYSSVKPQRFDSHGGWIATPIDLLRFMRHNNDHGSSHYGLMDGTAAVYKKNYNSNFGYAAATNSRKDPAVLNSLMQDIVNSTSSWPSVNMF from the coding sequence ATGATTCATTCAGCTCTTGATCTCAACAACATCTTTCTAAAAATCAACCAGAAAGCAAAAGACGGCATCAAAAAAGCCACAACAATTAGCGCAATTGCGGCCACAGGAATGGTGCTGACCACAGCGTTGCCATCCTCCGCCAGCGAATGGACTGCGCGGCATGGCCTGTCAAGTTCTAGTTATCAGCAGACTTTCAACAACTACACCAAGAAAGGCTATTGCCTAAAGTCAATTTCAGGCTATCAACAAGCAGGGAAGGCAAATTACGCTGCAATTTGGAGCAAAAACGAGTGCAAGCCATTTATTGCTCGTCACGGATTGAGTCCACAAAAATATCAAGCCGCATTTAACGCTTTCAACAAAAAAGGGTATCGCTTGACATACATCAATGGATATGAAATTGGAGGCAAGCCATTCTATGCAGCGATTTGGGAAAAAACCTCTGGCCCTGCTTACGAAGCACGGCACGGCCTCACTGAAAAGCAATACCAAAGCCAAGTCACTTCTATGTCTGGCAAAGGATACGGAATAAAGCATGTTAGCGCATTTAGTCTAAAAGGATCTCCTAGATTTGCTGTCATATTCGAAAAGAATATGCCCACATGGAAAGCTCGGCACGGACTTACACACTCTCAATACCAGAAAGAATTTAACAAGTCAGCCAAAGAAGGCTATCGCCTGAAAGTAGTCACCGGCTATCGCAAAGGGAATAGCGATCGCTATGCTGCTGTGTGGACCAAAGAAGGCGGGCAATATTATCAAGCACGCCATAGCATTCCAACCAAAAACTACCAGCATATCTTCGACAACTATCGATATCAGAGTTACGAACCAAAATACATCGAAGCATTCAACTCAGCGAGTGGAGTCAAGTTCAATGGAGTCTGGGAAAACAAGAAATTTGCAAGCAAAAGCCTACGATCAATAGAAAGGAAAGTTGGTCAATACATGCGTGATAACAACATCAAAGGCCTGTCGATAGCCATTAGCAAAAACAATAAACTTGTGTACGCCCGTGGTTTCGGCAAAGCAGACATCACAAAGGGAATTGCAGTGGGGCCAAAGCATCGCTTTCGCATTGCCAGCGTTTCAAAGCTTGTAACTCAAGCGGCAATCAAGAAACTCTTGAAAGAAACATCTCTAAACTCAAACTCTAAAGTATTTGGCAAAAACAGTATTCTTGGAGACGACTACCCAACGCCTTCAACCAACCCAAACATCGATAAAATCACAATTCAGCATCTACTGAACCATCACGCAGGATTGACAAATATCAACAAGAATGGAGACAAAAAAGATCCAATGTTTTCTTACTCTGGGTCTACGTTTACCGGCCTAATCAATTGGACATTAAGCAATTACCCTTTAGCCTCAAACCCTGGACAAAAAAAGCAGTATTCTAACTTTGGGTACTCTTTACTGGGGCGAGTGATTGAGAAAGCAACCAATGCAGACTACGATTCTTACGTGAAAAACAAGATCCTGAATCCTGCAGGTGCCAAAGGCATGGTTATCGGGCGAGACAAAAAGAACCAACAACTGCGCAATGAAGCTACATACTATGGAGGAGGAGCTTATTCAAGCGTCAAGCCTCAACGGTTTGATTCTCATGGTGGATGGATAGCCACACCTATTGATCTACTTCGTTTCATGAGACACAACAATGACCACGGGAGTAGCCATTACGGCCTTATGGACGGCACAGCAGCAGTGTACAAGAAGAATTACAACTCAAATTTTGGCTATGCTGCAGCAACTAACAGCCGCAAAGACCCTGCAGTTCTTAACAGTTTAATGCAAGACATCGTCAACTCAACCTCCAGCTGGCCTAGCGTTAATATGTTTTAA
- a CDS encoding queuosine precursor transporter: MSASPTITTSQIKARRDLAFLVLAGLFLGTLGMLNILGLTRFLTLGQIGAWPIVVAVGALPYPVTFLCTDLISELWGEEKATQVVWVGLLLNGWVVLILWLGGLLPGLNGAPESTFFEIQRLAFGSVGASMVAYLTAQFVDVRLFHFWKERTNGKALWLRNNGSTLVSQLVDTSAVVLISHYAAHVLPIRAGEAVLPQLGAFIASGYLFKALAAFADTLPFIWLTTWLRDWLDIQGDGKEIIP, from the coding sequence ATGTCGGCATCACCCACAATCACCACAAGCCAAATCAAAGCCAGGCGGGACCTGGCGTTTCTTGTGCTAGCCGGGCTCTTTCTTGGCACCCTTGGGATGCTCAACATCCTTGGCCTGACACGCTTCCTCACCCTTGGCCAGATTGGGGCATGGCCCATCGTGGTGGCCGTTGGCGCCCTCCCCTATCCCGTTACTTTTCTGTGCACCGATCTCATTAGTGAGCTTTGGGGGGAGGAGAAAGCCACACAGGTGGTGTGGGTAGGCCTCTTACTCAATGGATGGGTGGTGTTGATTCTGTGGCTCGGAGGTCTCCTGCCCGGCCTCAACGGCGCTCCAGAATCCACCTTTTTTGAGATTCAACGCCTGGCCTTTGGGTCCGTGGGAGCATCGATGGTGGCTTACCTCACGGCCCAATTCGTAGACGTGCGGTTGTTCCACTTTTGGAAGGAGCGCACGAATGGCAAGGCCCTCTGGCTCCGTAACAACGGCTCCACCCTGGTGAGCCAATTGGTAGACACCAGCGCCGTGGTGTTGATCAGCCACTACGCCGCGCATGTGTTGCCCATTCGCGCCGGAGAAGCGGTTCTTCCTCAGCTAGGAGCTTTCATTGCCAGCGGTTATTTGTTCAAAGCCCTCGCGGCTTTTGCTGACACCCTGCCCTTCATCTGGCTCACCACCTGGTTACGCGATTGGCTGGATATTCAAGGAGACGGCAAGGAGATTATTCCCTGA
- a CDS encoding DUF2555 domain-containing protein, protein MGSSLQGASMPITPESLDAFDDDKVALLAQRLEDDDYPTPFDGLSDWHLLRALAIHRPELTGPYVHLVDQEPFDED, encoded by the coding sequence ATGGGTTCTTCGCTTCAGGGAGCCAGCATGCCGATCACGCCGGAATCTCTGGACGCGTTTGACGACGACAAGGTGGCTTTGCTTGCTCAGCGCCTTGAAGACGACGACTACCCCACCCCTTTTGATGGCCTAAGTGATTGGCATCTGTTGCGTGCATTAGCGATCCATCGGCCGGAGCTCACAGGGCCATATGTCCATCTAGTTGATCAGGAACCCTTCGATGAAGATTGA
- the crtR gene encoding beta-carotene hydroxylase encodes MTQALAQPESQGSTPLLRSVPKEFVDPPSAWNPTVALFLGGYGLAALTIWGWFVGGWPLPLLLICGFLALHLEGTVVHDACHKAAHPVPWVNQTMGHGSALLLGFSFPVFTRVHLQHHSHVNDPKHDPDHIVSTFGPLWLIAPRFFYHEFFFFQRKLWKRWELMQWGFERAIFFTIIVAAIRFDFLPFIFNCWFAPALMVGVTLGLFFDYLPHRPFLSRNRWQNARVYPGRTMNWLIMGQNYHLVHHLWPSIPWFEYKPAYEATKSLLDAKESPQRLGIFETRSDVVNFFYDILIGVRSHKPRGSKMRPIAKFLPSRRLRRGWLSLLKRTAVTPARQRY; translated from the coding sequence ATGACTCAAGCACTCGCACAACCGGAGAGCCAGGGATCGACGCCCCTGCTTCGGTCAGTGCCTAAAGAGTTTGTCGATCCACCGTCTGCCTGGAATCCAACGGTTGCTTTGTTTTTGGGTGGTTATGGCTTGGCAGCTTTGACCATTTGGGGCTGGTTTGTAGGTGGTTGGCCGTTGCCCCTGTTGTTGATATGTGGGTTCTTAGCACTTCATTTAGAGGGCACAGTTGTGCACGATGCCTGCCATAAGGCGGCTCATCCGGTCCCTTGGGTTAATCAAACAATGGGGCACGGATCAGCATTGCTTTTGGGATTTAGTTTCCCTGTCTTTACGCGGGTGCACTTGCAACATCATTCTCATGTGAATGATCCAAAGCATGATCCTGACCACATCGTCAGTACCTTTGGCCCTCTCTGGTTAATTGCGCCTAGGTTCTTTTATCACGAGTTTTTCTTCTTTCAGCGAAAGCTTTGGAAGCGTTGGGAGTTGATGCAGTGGGGATTCGAGCGTGCAATCTTTTTTACTATTATTGTTGCTGCAATTCGATTCGATTTTCTGCCTTTTATTTTTAATTGTTGGTTTGCCCCAGCGCTCATGGTTGGAGTCACGCTGGGCCTTTTCTTTGATTACTTGCCCCACAGGCCGTTTTTGTCGCGGAACCGTTGGCAGAATGCTCGTGTGTATCCAGGTCGCACAATGAATTGGTTGATTATGGGTCAAAATTATCACTTAGTTCATCATCTTTGGCCCTCTATCCCCTGGTTTGAGTACAAGCCCGCCTATGAGGCGACGAAGTCTCTCCTTGATGCAAAAGAATCGCCGCAGAGGCTAGGAATCTTTGAAACTCGCTCGGATGTCGTCAATTTCTTTTATGACATTCTGATCGGAGTTCGAAGTCACAAGCCAAGGGGTAGCAAGATGCGCCCGATTGCAAAGTTTCTGCCCAGTAGGCGCCTGCGACGAGGTTGGCTGTCTTTGCTGAAAAGAACCGCTGTCACGCCGGCACGTCAACGTTACTAA
- the coaBC gene encoding bifunctional phosphopantothenoylcysteine decarboxylase/phosphopantothenate--cysteine ligase CoaBC, whose protein sequence is MKIEASRPLEGRRLVVAASGSIAAVKTPLLVSALVKAGAEVRCVITSSASRLVSPVALASLSRHPCLQDQDQWDPSQSRPLHVELAEWADLVVVAPLSATSLARWTQGLGDGLLASLLLACERPVVAASAMNTGMWSNPAVRRNWDLLQRDQRVLCLGPEPGLLACDRIGEGRMADPALIQLAVLHALQQGSQKRQLTRDWSGRSLLVTAGPTVEALDPARIVSNRSSGRMGVMLAQAARWRGARVDLIHGPLQLPNAWLEGLSCHPVESAQAMESALIELQPDVDAVAMAAAVADLRRRGGALPEKPAKAALESVLSDQMEPVPDLLAGLAERRPPGQVLLGFAALSGHVDSLLERARHKLSAKQCDLLFANPIDQPNQGFGSHRNGGWLLRRDGSQQPFLPQCKLELANRLLDEIAMQRTALHGLHSQDVISDV, encoded by the coding sequence ATGAAGATTGAGGCCTCAAGGCCTCTGGAGGGGCGTCGCCTCGTCGTGGCGGCATCAGGAAGCATCGCTGCGGTCAAGACCCCTCTCCTTGTGAGTGCGTTAGTGAAGGCAGGCGCCGAGGTGCGTTGTGTCATCACCTCCAGCGCCTCGCGCCTTGTCAGCCCTGTGGCGCTTGCCAGCCTGAGTCGTCACCCTTGTTTGCAAGATCAGGATCAGTGGGATCCATCGCAATCTCGGCCGTTGCATGTGGAGCTAGCGGAATGGGCGGATCTTGTGGTTGTGGCTCCCTTAAGCGCCACAAGCTTGGCCCGTTGGACTCAGGGACTCGGAGATGGGTTGCTGGCCTCCTTGTTGTTGGCTTGCGAGCGGCCTGTGGTGGCGGCCTCAGCCATGAACACCGGGATGTGGAGTAACCCTGCAGTCCGTCGTAACTGGGATCTCTTGCAACGGGATCAACGGGTGCTGTGCCTGGGACCAGAGCCTGGTTTGTTGGCTTGTGATCGAATCGGAGAGGGGCGAATGGCCGATCCCGCTTTGATTCAATTGGCGGTTCTTCATGCTCTTCAGCAAGGCAGCCAGAAAAGGCAATTGACGCGTGATTGGAGTGGTCGTTCCTTACTTGTCACCGCTGGCCCAACGGTGGAAGCCCTGGATCCTGCCCGCATCGTGAGCAACCGCAGCAGCGGACGCATGGGCGTGATGCTCGCGCAAGCGGCTCGGTGGCGGGGGGCCCGGGTTGACTTGATCCACGGGCCTTTGCAGTTGCCAAACGCCTGGCTTGAGGGGTTGTCTTGCCACCCTGTGGAGTCGGCGCAAGCGATGGAGTCAGCACTTATTGAGCTGCAACCCGATGTTGATGCGGTGGCGATGGCGGCGGCGGTGGCCGACCTGCGCCGGCGTGGTGGCGCTCTTCCTGAGAAGCCCGCGAAGGCTGCATTGGAGAGCGTTTTGTCAGACCAAATGGAGCCTGTCCCAGATCTATTGGCCGGTTTGGCTGAGCGCCGACCCCCTGGTCAAGTGCTCTTGGGATTTGCTGCTCTCAGCGGTCACGTCGATTCGCTGCTGGAACGGGCCCGTCACAAACTCTCTGCCAAACAATGCGACCTGTTGTTTGCGAATCCCATTGATCAGCCCAATCAGGGGTTTGGTTCGCATCGGAACGGAGGCTGGTTGCTCAGGCGCGATGGCTCACAACAGCCCTTCTTGCCCCAATGCAAGCTCGAGCTCGCCAATCGCTTGCTGGATGAGATCGCCATGCAACGGACCGCGCTGCATGGCCTCCATTCGCAGGACGTTATCTCAGACGTTTAA
- a CDS encoding creatininase family protein yields the protein MNATLPGPAANTEAIRLALQSWPDVEAYLKGCKGIIIPLGSTEQHGPTGAIGTDALTAEAVALELGRRSGVLVTPAQAYGMAEHHLGFAGTMSLQPATLMAVMHDLVLSLATHGFERIFVVNGHGGNMATTKAAFAQAYGTAASRGLPVAPKLRCRLSNWFMAGAVMRQARELYGNREGQHATPSEIAVTLHLHDSLVTKQRPLPEAAPCGAIHGPADFRRRYPDGRMGSDPYLAKPEHGAELLDTAATALREDLETFLSAA from the coding sequence ATGAACGCCACCCTGCCTGGCCCAGCAGCCAACACCGAAGCCATTCGTTTGGCTCTCCAGAGTTGGCCCGATGTTGAGGCCTATCTGAAAGGCTGCAAAGGAATCATCATCCCCTTAGGTTCCACAGAACAACATGGACCCACGGGTGCGATTGGGACTGACGCCCTCACAGCAGAAGCTGTGGCGTTGGAGCTAGGTCGTCGCAGCGGAGTGCTGGTTACGCCAGCTCAGGCCTATGGCATGGCCGAACACCATCTCGGCTTCGCGGGCACGATGAGTCTTCAACCGGCCACCCTGATGGCGGTGATGCATGACCTTGTGTTGTCCTTAGCCACCCATGGATTCGAGCGAATCTTTGTGGTGAATGGCCACGGAGGCAACATGGCCACCACCAAAGCAGCCTTTGCCCAGGCCTATGGAACCGCCGCCAGCAGAGGACTACCGGTAGCACCCAAACTGCGCTGCAGACTCTCCAACTGGTTCATGGCAGGGGCTGTGATGCGCCAAGCCCGAGAGCTCTATGGCAATCGCGAAGGCCAACATGCCACCCCAAGCGAAATCGCCGTTACCCTCCACCTTCACGACAGCCTGGTGACCAAACAAAGGCCCTTACCTGAAGCCGCCCCATGCGGAGCGATTCACGGCCCAGCCGATTTTCGGCGACGCTATCCCGATGGCCGCATGGGCTCTGACCCCTATCTGGCCAAGCCAGAACACGGAGCAGAGTTACTGGATACAGCAGCCACGGCACTGCGCGAAGATCTTGAAACCTTTCTCTCCGCTGCATGA
- a CDS encoding DUF565 domain-containing protein — translation MTARLQKTRLQISFGEATSRLDQWAVNPWRRASLMLIALGASFALGNSIGAIAGALALMDPVAALVTVAIWELMVRTRRHWARDRQKHLGRDLLDMSRIGLLYGLLLEGFKLL, via the coding sequence ATGACCGCTCGACTGCAAAAGACTCGACTTCAAATCAGTTTCGGAGAAGCCACTTCACGCCTTGACCAGTGGGCAGTGAATCCCTGGAGAAGGGCTTCTTTAATGTTGATTGCCCTCGGAGCAAGCTTCGCTCTTGGGAACAGCATTGGTGCCATTGCAGGTGCTTTGGCGTTAATGGATCCAGTGGCCGCACTGGTGACTGTGGCGATCTGGGAGCTGATGGTTCGAACTAGACGGCATTGGGCGCGAGATCGGCAAAAGCATCTGGGACGTGATCTATTGGACATGTCACGCATTGGTTTGCTCTATGGCCTCTTATTGGAAGGATTCAAGTTGCTTTAA
- a CDS encoding aspartate carbamoyltransferase catalytic subunit, with amino-acid sequence MSGWSHRHVLDLASFSRDDYATVLELAHRFRSMPVTGARKLPALQGRLVATLFFEPSTRTRSSFELAAKRLSADVQSFSPSSSSLSKGESLLDTARTYVAMGADVLVIRHRCTDVPAQLASELDQAGERTVVLNGGDGQHSHPSQGLLDLYTLAHHFDPRNSQLDALQGKRIVIVGDVVHSRVARSNLWALSACGADVVLCGPPSLVPDAFAAFLDAPPPGQASDPVRERGTVQISRSLDDCLSGADAVMTLRLQKERMTDHLLTNLDRYHRDFGLTHERLRRCAFSGPVLHPGPVNRGVEMSGGLLDDRSICLVEDQVRNGIPIRMALLYLMAASDPVAESSRASAPS; translated from the coding sequence ATGAGTGGCTGGTCCCATCGACATGTGCTCGACTTGGCTTCATTTTCGCGTGACGACTACGCCACGGTGCTGGAACTTGCCCATCGTTTTCGTTCGATGCCGGTGACGGGCGCTCGCAAACTCCCGGCCTTGCAAGGGCGATTGGTTGCAACTTTATTTTTTGAGCCCAGCACGCGCACGCGCAGCAGCTTTGAGTTGGCCGCCAAGCGGTTGTCTGCGGATGTGCAGAGTTTTTCTCCTTCCAGCAGTTCCCTGAGCAAAGGCGAATCCCTGCTCGACACAGCGCGCACTTATGTCGCGATGGGGGCTGATGTGTTGGTGATTCGCCATCGCTGCACGGATGTACCCGCCCAGTTGGCCTCTGAGTTGGATCAAGCCGGAGAACGCACCGTTGTGCTGAATGGCGGTGATGGTCAGCACAGCCACCCCAGCCAGGGTTTGCTCGACCTCTACACGCTTGCTCACCATTTCGATCCCCGCAACTCTCAACTTGATGCGTTGCAGGGCAAGCGCATCGTGATTGTTGGCGACGTGGTGCATTCCCGCGTGGCACGCTCCAACCTCTGGGCGTTAAGTGCATGTGGCGCGGATGTGGTGCTTTGTGGGCCGCCCAGTCTTGTGCCCGATGCGTTTGCGGCTTTTTTGGATGCTCCGCCTCCCGGGCAAGCTTCAGATCCTGTCCGGGAGCGTGGAACGGTGCAGATCAGCCGCTCCTTGGATGACTGTCTGTCTGGCGCGGACGCTGTGATGACGTTGCGCTTACAAAAGGAACGCATGACCGATCACCTGCTCACGAATCTTGATCGCTATCACCGTGATTTTGGGCTCACCCATGAGCGGTTGCGACGCTGTGCTTTTTCAGGCCCTGTGCTCCATCCAGGCCCTGTCAATCGTGGAGTTGAAATGAGCGGTGGACTCCTGGACGACCGCTCGATTTGCTTGGTTGAGGATCAGGTGCGAAACGGGATTCCTATCCGCATGGCACTGCTTTATTTGATGGCAGCGTCTGATCCTGTGGCGGAGTCGTCGCGGGCCTCAGCGCCATCCTGA